The Lycium barbarum isolate Lr01 chromosome 4, ASM1917538v2, whole genome shotgun sequence nucleotide sequence TCTAGGCGGTGGAAACCCCGCTGACATTTTCCTATGGAGGGACAAGAAAGTTACAGCTGGCGTGCTTGGTTTTGCCACTGTTATCTGGGCGCTTTTTGAGTTGCTTGAATACCACTTGCTCACACTTGTTTGCCATATTCTAATTGTTGCCTTAGCAGTGCTTTTCCTGTGGTCCAATGCATCTGCGTTCATCAACACGGCTCCACCTCAAATTCCAGAAGTCGTTCTGCATAAGGATATTGTCCTTGGTGTTGCATCCGCATTGAGGATTGAAATCAATAGGGCCCTTGAGATTCTACGGGATATTGCATCTGGGAAAGACTTGAAGAAATTCCTTGTTGTCATTGTTGGCTTGTGGGTAGTT carries:
- the LOC132637638 gene encoding reticulon-like protein B2, translated to NTKSPTEIYRLFGRERPLHKVLGGGNPADIFLWRDKKVTAGVLGFATVIWALFELLEYHLLTLVCHILIVALAVLFLWSNASAFINTAPPQIPEVVLHKDIVLGVASALRIEINRALEILRDIASGKDLKKFLVVIVGLWVVSILGNIWNFLTLFYIVFVLLHTVPVLYEKYEDKVDAFAEKAEAEIKKHYAVFDANVLSKIPRGPLKGKKLE